In Motilibacter aurantiacus, the sequence GTCCTGCGCCGAGGAGGCGAGCACGGTCGCCGGCACCGGCTTGCCCTCCCGGGTGCCGCCGCTGGCGGCGACCCCCATCAGCACCTCCACCTTCGGGGTCTTCATCGAGACCTTGACGTGGGTGCTGTTGTAGGTGGCGACCGCCTTCTGCATGGCGGTGATGGCCTCGTCGGAGAGGTCGAGCTCCTCGAGCTCGAGGGAGGCCATGTCCGCGGTGGAGAACTCCTCCGCCGCCATCGACGCGAACTGCTCCTTGGTCGCCTCGTCGGCGGTGACCACGTGGGCCGCGGTGCCGAGCACGCCGTCCGGCGTCAGGACGAAGGCGCTGCCGACGGCCTGCAGCTCGTAGCTCTTCGAGCGGCTCTTGCCCGTCGTCTTGATATAGCTGTCCGGGTCCCGCGCGAAGCGCGTGGTGATGTAGTCCCACATCGCGGACTCGTCCGCGCCGATGCCACCCGTCAGCGCCTTCTGCACGGCGAGGGTGACCAGGTCGTTGAACGCGGGGGCGAGCGTCCACTCGCGCTGGGCGACCGTCGCCGAGTACGTCGTCACCACGGCCTGCACGGCCGGGTTCGTGCGCTCGGCGACCTTGGTCTCGGGCCGCACCGTGCTCGCCTCGTCGGCGGCCGAGGCGGGGGCGGCCCCGAGCGTGCCGACGGCGATGGCCGCGGCGGTGCCGGCGAGGAGCATGCGGGAACGTGCGTTCACTGTTCTTCTCCCTGGAGGTTCTCCCGGTGGCGAAGCGCGAGCCGCTGGGGTCGCTCGTCGGTCTCCGCGGTGCCGGGACGTGGGGGTCGTCGGTCGGACGGCGGGCCCGCGGTGCCGGGGCCGGTGTCCCGGTCCGCCCCGCCGCCCTTGCCGACGGTTAGGAAGGACGACCCCCGCCTGCAGATACGCCCTGGTCGGGAAGATTTGCGGGCCCGGGCGGCGCGGGGCCGCGTCACCGGCGCAGCCGTCGGCTGTCAAGGGCGGTGACCCCGCTCCTGCGCGGGTGCCTGCCCCACCGCGAGCCCGAGCGAGCCCAGCTGCAGCGCGGCCAGGGCCCGGGTGGCGGCGGGGTCGCCGTGCCGCCAGGCACGCACCGTGCCTGCCGGCAGGGCGGCGAGGTCCGCGAGCGGCCGCTGGGCGAGGGCCCGGACGGCCAGCACCTCCAGGCCGTCGGCCCCGACGGCCAGGGAGCGCGCGGTGGCGGACTCCCGCAGCCACCGGAGGCGGCGCCGCAGCCACCGCGACACCACGACCGCGACCGGGAGCAGGAGGACGAGCAGCGCGAGCAGGAGGGCCAGCCCGTCCACCGCATCCTGCTGGGCGCGGCCGGCGTCGGTGAGGTACGTCCCGGCCCCGCTCGCCCCGGCGAGCGCGTCGCGCAGCCGGTCCCCGACCAGGGGCAGGCCGTCGGCCGAGTCGCCTGCAGCGGTGAGCCGGCGCGTCAGCTCGGACCCGGCCTGCTCCAGCCCGCGGCCCGGGGCGCCCAACCGCACCACTTGCTCGTGGGTCAGGACGGCGAGGCGTGCCCACAGCAGGGCCCACGCCAGGACGAGGCCGTCCCCGAGTGCCTGGCGCAGGCGGTGGGAAGGGTCGTCGGCATACAGCGTCATGGACGCAGGGTTCCCGGACCCGGACGCCTGCCACGCCGTGCGGGCGACGACGAGGAGGCCAGGTGCGCCACAGGGCGGTCGCCGTGCTCTGCCTGGTCCAGTTCGTGGACGTCCTCGGGGTCACGAGCGCGACCACGGCCATCCCTGCCGTCCTGCGCGGCCTGGACGCGCCGGCGTCGGCCGCCGGGCCCCTCGCCACGGCGTACGCGATGGTGTTCGGCGGCCTGCTGGTGCTCGGCGCGCGTCTCGGTGACAGGGTCGGCCACCGCCGGGTGCTGCTGGCCGGCATCACCGGGTACGGCGGGGTGTCCCTGGCCGGGGCCCTCGCCCAGGACGTCGTCCAGGTGGTGGCCGTCCGCGGCCTGCAGGGCGCGGCCGCCGCCGTCTCGGTCCCGGCGGCGCTGCGCCTGCTCCTCGCCGCCGCACAGGGGTCCCGGACCGGCCCGCTCGCGGCCTGGAGCGCGGCGGGGGCCGCCGCCGGCGCCGGGGGCTTCCTCGTGGGCGGCGTGCTGACCGAGGCCCTCGGGTGGCGAGCGGTGCTGTGGGTGAACGTGCCGATCAGTGCCCTGCTCGCGGGCGGTGTGCTCGTCACGGTGCGCTCGCTGCCCCCGGAGGACCGCAGCACCCGGCTGGACCTGCCGGGCGCGGCGCTGCTGACCGCCGCAGTGATGAGCGTCGTCGCGGGCGCCGCGCTGGCGGAGACGCCCGAGCGGCGGCTGCGCGGCGCGGCCCTGGTCACGCTGGGGCTGGCGCTGGCCGCAGGCTTCGTCGCCCGTCAGCGGGCGGCGGCGGTCCCGCTGATCCCGCCGGCGGCGTTCACGTCGCGCAACCTGCGCAGCGGCACCGGCATCTCCTTCGTCAACACCGCGACCACCAGCTCGACGGCGGTCCTGGCCACGCTGTGGCTGCAGGAGGAGGAAGGGGCGAGCCCGGTCGAGGCGGGGCTGAGCCTGATGGCGCTCAGCCTCGCCGTCATCCCCGGCTCGGCCGCCTGCGGGCCGCTCGCCCGCCGGCTGTCGATGCGGGCCCTGGCAGCGGTCGGGCTGCTCCTCGTCGGGACGGGCTGCGCCGTGCTCGCGGTCACCGGTGGCGCGTGGGCGCCGCTCGTGGTGGGAATGGCGGTCTCGGGCCTCGGGCTCGGGGCCTCCTCCGTCGCGGCGAACGCCGTCGGCACCGACGTGGACGACGCCCTCACGGGCAGCGCGACGGGGGTGGTCAACACCGGGGCGCAGTTGGGCACCGCGCTCGGGGTGGCCGCCGCGGTGCTGCTCGCCGCGGGCGGGCCGTACGGCCCGCTCTCCGGCCCCGCGGCGGCGTGGGCGGCGTGTGCTGCGGCAGCGGTGGCATGTGCCGCCTGGGCGGCAGCGGGCGGGCGACGGCCGGTAGGTTCGCGCCGGTGATCCCGGTGAGCACGGCGTCCGCGGGCCCACGGCAGGGGTGGGACCGCCCGGACGTCCTCGTCGCGGGGGCCGGCCCCGCGGGGATGGCCGCAGCGGCCGCCTGTGCCCGCGCCGGGCTGCGGGTCACTGTCGTCGCCCCCTCGTTCGGCGCCTGGCGGCCGACGTACTGCCTCTGGCACGACGAGGCGCAGCAGGCGGCCGCAGCGCTCGGGCTTGGGGCTGCGGAGGACATCTGCTCGGCCTTCGACCGAGCCCTGGTGCGCACCGGGCGTGGGCAGCTCGCTCTCGCCCGCCGCTACGCGGTGCTCGACAACACGGCCACACGTGGGGCGCTGCAGGACGTCGCGTCCGCACATGGCGCGACCTTCGTGCCGGACCGGGTGGTCGACACCCGGGGCGACGGGGCCGTCCGGCTCGCGTCCGGACGCCGCGTGCTCGCGGCCCTCACGCTCGACGCGACCGGCCCGGGACGGGCCGCCGGGCTGCCGGCGCAGCGGGCGTGGGGTGAGGTCGTGCGGGGCGCGGCGCCCCTCGTCGGCGAGGGCGAAGCGCTATTCATGGACTGGGCTACGCCGAAGCAGACTGCTGCTGACTTCCCGTGGTTCCTCTACGCGCTGGACCGGGGGGACGGGACCGCGCTGGTCGAGGCGACATCGCTCGCCGCAGGGCCGCCGGTGTCGCTGCCCGCGCTGCGGGGCGTGCTGCAGCAGGTCCTGGAGCGCCACGGGCTGGAGCCGGTGGGCCTGCCGGCGGAGCGGGTCTCGATCCCGCTCGGGGCGCCTCCCCGGCAGCGGTCCGGCGGAGCCGTCCCGCTCGGAGCGGCCGCCGGGCTCGTCCATCCGGCGACCGGCTACAGCGTGGCGGCGTCCCTCCTGCTCGCCCCCCGGCTCGCGGTCGCGGCGTGCGCGGTCGTCACGGGCGGCGCGGACCGCTCCGTCGTCGGCGAGGCCGTGTGGCCGACCTCCCGCCGCCGGGCCTGGCCGCTGCTCCGGCTGGGTCTCGACGTGCTGCTCGCGCTCGACGCCGACGGGCTGGACGACTTCTTCAGCGCGTTCTTCACCCTGCCGGAGCGGGCGTGGGCGGGCTATGCGGCGGCCGAGGCGACGCCGCAGGGTGTGGCGGCCGCCATGACCCGCACGTTCGTCGCCCTTCCGCCCCGGCTGCGGCGGCGCGTGCTGGCCCGGGCGCTCTCCCCCGCCGGCGCCCGGATGCTCGGCCGGGCCGCGCTCGGGTAGGCCTGCCCGGTGCCCGTCAGGTGCTCGTCAGGTGCTCAGCGGGTGTCTGGCGGTCTGAAACCTCACCGGGGCTGCGCGCGTTGCAGCAGTGCGGTTCGTCACGCCAGCGCGTCGACAGCCGTCCCGTGGGGCACTCTACATAACAGGGAATCGGCTC encodes:
- a CDS encoding lycopene cyclase family protein; this translates as MIPVSTASAGPRQGWDRPDVLVAGAGPAGMAAAAACARAGLRVTVVAPSFGAWRPTYCLWHDEAQQAAAALGLGAAEDICSAFDRALVRTGRGQLALARRYAVLDNTATRGALQDVASAHGATFVPDRVVDTRGDGAVRLASGRRVLAALTLDATGPGRAAGLPAQRAWGEVVRGAAPLVGEGEALFMDWATPKQTAADFPWFLYALDRGDGTALVEATSLAAGPPVSLPALRGVLQQVLERHGLEPVGLPAERVSIPLGAPPRQRSGGAVPLGAAAGLVHPATGYSVAASLLLAPRLAVAACAVVTGGADRSVVGEAVWPTSRRRAWPLLRLGLDVLLALDADGLDDFFSAFFTLPERAWAGYAAAEATPQGVAAAMTRTFVALPPRLRRRVLARALSPAGARMLGRAALG
- a CDS encoding MFS transporter, which codes for MRHRAVAVLCLVQFVDVLGVTSATTAIPAVLRGLDAPASAAGPLATAYAMVFGGLLVLGARLGDRVGHRRVLLAGITGYGGVSLAGALAQDVVQVVAVRGLQGAAAAVSVPAALRLLLAAAQGSRTGPLAAWSAAGAAAGAGGFLVGGVLTEALGWRAVLWVNVPISALLAGGVLVTVRSLPPEDRSTRLDLPGAALLTAAVMSVVAGAALAETPERRLRGAALVTLGLALAAGFVARQRAAAVPLIPPAAFTSRNLRSGTGISFVNTATTSSTAVLATLWLQEEEGASPVEAGLSLMALSLAVIPGSAACGPLARRLSMRALAAVGLLLVGTGCAVLAVTGGAWAPLVVGMAVSGLGLGASSVAANAVGTDVDDALTGSATGVVNTGAQLGTALGVAAAVLLAAGGPYGPLSGPAAAWAACAAAAVACAAWAAAGGRRPVGSRR